Genomic segment of Ailuropoda melanoleuca isolate Jingjing chromosome 1, ASM200744v2, whole genome shotgun sequence:
GTTCATTTAGGGAGGAACCTCTGCTTTCTccttaaagaaaatacagttttcttttactatttttttttttttaagatttatttagttgagagagagatagagatggcatgagtaggaggggcagagggagagggagagacacaacTCCTAGCAGAGCGGCACTctatcccaggactgtgagatcatgacctgagccgaaaccaagagtcggatgcttaaccagctgagccacctgggcgccccaagttttctttttcatttgatcTCTTTTGGTCTCTTGTTACTCATTTACCGGATATATTGTTGACCCTTCTTTCCTGACTCATGCTTCAGGTTCAGCTGAATCAAGATCCCTATTCTCCTGTCCTACCCTAATGTAGAATTCCTGTTTCAAATCCTATCAATTTGGGCTTATATAATAGACATGGATAGTACCATTTGTTGATGTTTGACATTGGTGTTGGTTGctcataaatttttaattataaaagttaaatgattAAAGCAGATGAATTCTTTTTTTGAGCAGCTTATGAGTGCCATTTTCACATATGTGATCTGcacatctttgtgtgtgtgtgtgatctgcAGATCTTAAACCACACTTTCTAGTTTTCATACTCTAACCCTACATATTcaaacaaagatgaaagaaaggggTTTGCATAGGCAGTGGTGTCCAGAGATTAATGCGCAGTTAGATACACACAGGGCTCAAGTCACTTGAAGTCATGCACACATCTCTGTTTCACCTTTCCTGCTGTCTGCTCACAACCTCAGAACACAAAACTAGTCAAGTAAAGGACAGTGTGCTAAATCTGGAAATTATGATGAAGAGAAAACAAGGTTTGGAGTCATTGGGACTTCTGAATGGATGTAGTTTCCAGCTTCATCAGAATCTGGATTTTTCAGAGAAGTACATTGAAAGCAAGTATAATTAAGTAATATGAATATGTGcatattacttttatatataGAACCTTCATTTTGTTACTATTGAGGACAAAGCTATTCTTTTTCAGACAAAACTTTCCATTGAAATGAAAGACCTATACCACATTAACCAAACTCAGATATAAAAAGCAAACTTTCATTTGTCTGAAGGCGAGAAAGTTCTGTATTTTATTCCTCAGGCGACCGTAATGATTCTAGTTCCCCATCTCTGCCAGTAACCAACCACTGAAGCCTCTCTGGGCTTTAtagttccctcatttgtaaaacatctGCCAGACAAGGGAGTTGAAATGACTTTTTTGGTATTAAAATCTGAGGACACTCAATGAAACTCTTCAGTGATACTCCTTGTAAAATTCCTCTTCAATTAATTGGAGATCAGCTTTCCCAGTCAACTACTACAGGGTGCCTCTACATACGTAACTCGTATACACATATACCTGTTTATATTTCCTCTGTGCAGTTTACTTTCATTCTAGAGAAGGTTTATGAAATCTCTGTGGCCCTGTATCTGAGCTGGGCTGCTAATAAAGTATGTGACCTTGCTACTTTCTAGGTTACCAGCGAGAAGctgtgcagagcccgacatgagCTTCATTTCCAAGCTGCCACCTATCTCTGCCTCCTACGCAGCATTCGAGAACACGTGGCCCTTCATCAGGAATTTCATGGCAAGGGTGAGCGCTCAGTGGAGGAGTCTGCTGGCTTAGTAGGTCTCAAGTTACCCCAGCAGCCtggagggaagggctgggagcCATGAGAGTGGAGAGAGTCCTTGGATGCTGCCATCATACAAGaatttaatcatttctttcaatatgtatttatcattaaatttttgtttaagtttagggtttttctctgtaattttattGACTGAATGTTTCTTAGGGAGGTTTCATCCTTTCATTGCTTTTACTGAACTTCTTGTATTAGGCTGATGGATGCTCTTGATCTACTTCTagaactcttatttttattttaaaagtatacaaaCTTACTGTTTTAAGTAACTCAGatgatacagaatataaaataaaaggtgtctttttttctttacccttGTCCCTCCCCTATTACATCCCCATTACCAGGTGGTAACTTGCTAACAGTTTGGTGTGGGTCTTTCCAGCTATTTCCTATATACAAGCATAcgattttttatatatacacatacactttatttaaaaatacacaaatatgttgTGTTTGAGGTCCCAAAAGAAAGCAGTAACAAATAGGGTTACTGAGGAGAGTTAATGAGGGGTATAGAAAGATGTAGGTGAATTACAGTCAGCAAGTTGTGAAGCTCCAAGGGGCTAGCACCATTTGCGGGCTGTTATCTCCACAGGGTGACAGAATCGACCCTTAGGTATAGGACTATGGCCCCCACTCAACTGCAGGCCGCAGGGAGAAAGtccagggagagggtgggggaggtggaaTGAGCGTACTGACTTCTGCCTTCTAATCTCAAATTGTTCTTCCTCTTGAATTGTCTATCAGCGTGAAAGGCTCCACTAAGCACTTGGCTGACCAAGTAAACTTTGACTTCATTCTGTATTCCTGTCTCTCCTTACTCTGCATATCTAATCAGCAATTTCTGCTTCTGCAATGGGTCTAATATCCTTTTCCCCCTCTCAGTCTTCATTGCCTCTCTTCTAGTTCAAGCACTGATAATCTTTTGGTTGAACTATTGAACTACTCTCCTCAGTGGTCTCTTTGCTTCTAACATCCTCAAAGAGAAATTATTCTTTCTGTGAACTACCAGCAAATATCTGTGCCCACTTTGTGGTCTAGCTAAGTTTCTCGTAGGCATGTCTTACAGCTTCTTTTTCCCTGGACTGCAAGCTCCCGAAGAGTAAGGACCATGTCTCATTCATCTTGGTAGTCTCCAAAGCACCTTCCACAGTGACTTTATACATAGCAttattcaatattttgaatacGTGGCTCAGTGAGTACTACTCACGAGGAGGCCTGCAAACCAAAAGGGTCTATTCATAAAGCAGTTCAAAACACCATCTAAGAGAGTAACATGGAAACAATAGTATTAAGAGGCCAAACAAGCATTTATTCAATTAATgtatcaaagaaatagaagtacttaacattttttcccttgCTTTATTTCATGGGCATTATTATCTGAAGATGTTTTACTTTggtaaaatgaagaaagcaaaaggatTAGGGTAGGTTAATGTTTTGATTTCCTTTGTTGTtacaatattgtatatataaGAAAGATCTGAGGAAGAATTGCCTAACTAGAGTAAGATATTTATTATGGGTTTGAAGTGATAGAGACCTAGATTTTAATCCACTTTTATAATTTACCAGCTGTGTTATCTTGGGCAGGTTAGTTGACCTGAGCTTAttccctcttctgtaaaatgggaatgccAGCAAGGTGactgtaataaatacataaaatacttgCACAGTAAATAATGAATGcctgacaaaaagaaaatcttattgttttaatcattttaccATACTCTCATTCTTTTATCATGAACCCTTCTCTTAAACCCTATTGCCACTTGTCTTCTGGATTATagacaggttttttgtttttttcacagtTGAAATAATTTGCTCAGACCATttctattcatatatattcaaacCTGTGGCTCTTAACTAATGGACTCACCAGAAGAATTTAGCTGAACTCAGTTTTAGATGTAGAAGGAAATGATTTTGGAACATAAACTATTAAAGATAAACTTTTTATACTGGGAAGTTCTGAGAACTGAGGTTTTGGCACTGTGTTAACTtactatagtcttttttttttttttttttttttaatctatccatttaagagagcacacatgagcggggagaaaggggaggtgggagagagagaatctcaagcaggcttcacacccagtggagctggacatggggcctgagacctgagccaaaatcaagagtcggatgcccaaccaactgaactacacaggtgcccctactagtttttgatgtggtacATACTTTATCACATTCCTTCGTTTGCTGTCTGTTTTACCCTCTCTCCTTTGATTTTAACTGCTTCCTCTCAATTATAGTAGCATTTAAACATGCTCAAGGCTCTTCCATCTAAAAACaatcacagggtgcctgggtccctcatgctcagagcagagtctgcttgagtttctctctccttcatcctctgcccttccccatcatgttctctctctgtaatctttttttttttttttaagattttatttatttatttgagagagggagagaatgaatgggaggggcaaagggagagggagaagcaggctcccgctgagcgcagagcccgacgtggggctcagtcctgggactccaggatcatgacctgagccgaaggcagaagcttaatccattgagccacccaggtgcccctgtggaataaatcttttaaataaaaaaataggggtgcctgggtggctcagtcaggtaagtgtctgactcttagtttcagctcaggtcacagtctcctGAATCATGAGATGGAATCCCACACTGGGCTTTGtgttcagcacggagtctgcttaaggattctgtccctctgcccatccccctactctctcagaataaataaatcaatcttaaaaataaatactcaacCTCTTACACAAATGCCTTTATAGCTACTACCTCTTCAtgaattatttaatgaatttatgaattatactcattttctacattttaaaaatatttttaggtttttttttaatttaagtaatctctacactcaacatggggcttgaactcacaaccccgagatcaagagtcgagtgcttctctgactgagccagccaggcacccctcattttctacattttaaaacatgaaataggCTGTAGtgaggtataatttatgtataataaatataccCATTTTAAGTGTGCAGGTCAATGAATAATGACAAATGCATACTTCTGTGTAATAACTACCCCATTAAAGCTATAGATCATTTCCAGCAGTCCCAAAAGTTGCCCTGGGCCCCTCTGTAGTcaatcccccctccccacagcaggtCCCAGACCTGCTTGCTGTCAGCATAAATTAGTTTGGCCTGCTCAGGAATTTCATCCAAATGCAGTCCTATAGTATGCATTCTTAGTAGGCTTCTTTTGCTCACCATACTGATGTTGAGATTAataatccatgttgttgcatcattttctgcatttttcactGCCCAATCATCCTCAATTCACTATAGTCTGGTTTCTGCCCCTCCACTCTACCAGAACTGCTTTGCAAGGTTACAAATGACCTTCAGGTCACTAAACTCAGTGGATCATTCTTTACCTTGCTTGATCTCTagggagcactttttttttttttttaagtaaactctacccccagtgtaggtcttgaactcatgaccccgacaTCAAGTATCTGATGCTCTACttactgagccagtcaggtgcccctctagGAGGTGTTTGACCCTACTGTCCATTCTTTTCTTGACTTTGATGACATCAcatccttgttttcttctcttgctctagTCATTTGTCTTCAGTTTACTCTCCTGCATATCCCTAATATGTTGACATTCTTTAGGTTCAAATCTAGGTCGTTACCTCACACTTGATATGCTTTCCCTGGGTGAGATCACCTCTACGTCCCAGGCTTCAGTTAGCAACAGGCTAACTCCAGTCCAAGCCCTCCTGTAGACCTCTGTCCAGCTGCTTCAGAGACACAACCACTTAGATGATTCAAAGGCATCTCAAATTCAAAGCATCCAAAATGGACTCCTCATCTCCCCCTATAAATCTCCTCTGGTATTGACACTTGTACTCCTTTGCTCAAACCAGAAAACAGAGTCATTCTTGACTGCTACCTCCATCATACCCTCAATTAAATTATCACTGAATTAATTAGATTCTACCTCCTTAGAATCCCCTGGATCTCTCTAATACTCTAGTCCAGACCTCTTATGTCTTGTATGTTTTCCCTGAACCACTTGCTTATCCCTTGTAAATGTAGCACATAAAGGCACGTATGTATAGGCTTCAGGGCACTTGCCAGTTGTGTAGTAATAGCTTTGTATTGAAACTGAGCTACACTTTTGGTGGGTTTGTAGGGTTAGGAGTGCAAAATGCAAATCGTAGGGCCCACCAAGGTAGGCACTCTATAAAAAGTCTGCATCCACTTGAGTCTAGAACCCTGAAGTTCACCCTCAAGATGAGCTGTAAATAAAAAGTCCTTGCCAGGATTTCAGTccagatttttgtcattttggtgGTCAAGAGGAATTGAGGCCTTGAACCTTATGGTGGTCCTTGACTAGTAAGGTCTTCCGTTTCCTGttagacaaaaattaaaatctctggaGGAAGATAGCATTATATCCTACTTAGACATATattatttctgtatgtattttttcaaatacatttcaaCATATAAAGATAACCAGACACACAAGAAAACAAGACTCCATAACTGAAAACTAGCAGAAGCAAcagacaacagaaacaaaactacaaaaaactTCAGATAATTGGATTTAGTAAACCTGGATTGCAAAACAATTATGTTCACTAGGGTCAAAGAATAGCCAGGCTTAGAAATTTTATCAGGGAAccagaaactattaaaaaatgacGCAGCAGACTTGAACCcaataaaaattctagaactgaaaaaataattcaattgaCGGATTTAACAGCAGACTAGATACAGATGAAAGACTAGTGAACTAtaaaatttgtcaaaaaaaaaatcaagaaggcaGCTTGGCAAGACAAGGTAGAAAATGCAGAGTAAAGAGGGGCACaaggggcacttggatggctcagtcagtcgactggctgacttgattttggctcaggtcatgatctcggggtcctgggattgagccctacatcagcctcttcactcagtggggagtctgcttgggattctctcccctcttcttcctctgctccccctacTGCCCCCCCCacgcactcactctctcaaaataaatctttttttttttttttaaagattttatttatttatttgacagagatagagacagccagggagggagggaacacaagcagggggagtgggagaggaagaagcaggctcatagcagaagagcctggtggggctcgatcccataatgctgggatcatgccctgagccgaaggcagacgcttaaccgctgtgccacccaggcggccccaaaataaatctttaaaagctgaatgaatcctgaaagcagcaaaaaATCAATCCACACCCAGATACATCATAATAAAATTGCAAGAAACCCagagcaaaaagaacaaaattttcaaGCAGCAAAGGAGTGCCGGAAACCCAGAGCTAAAAGAACCAAATTTTCAAGCTGCAAAGGAGTGACAGACTTCATAGGAGCAATGGAAGGTAAAAGGCAGCAGAAAGATGGAATGTACATGCTGAAGGAAAGTAACTTcaaacctagaattctatatccaataAAAATACCCACCTAGAATtaagaaaggcaaaagaaagacCTTTTCAGATCAACAGGAATGGGACAGTTCCCCACTAGGAAaccaacacaaaaacaaactctgaAGCAGGTTAGGCAAACTTCTGTAAAAAGCCAGACAGTATATAATTCAGTCTTGCTGGCCATACAGTATGTTATCTGTCACAACCACTCAACAATGCTGTGGTAGTGCAAAAGCAACCAGAGACAATAGTAAATGAATGAGCCTGGCAATATTCCAATGACACTATTCAGAAAAATgggcagtgggctggatttggcctgtggactGTAGATTGCTGACTGCTGTCCTGAAGTTTAAACTTCAGACAAAAGGGAAATGATCCCAGATGGAAAGGCAGAGATTCcagaaggaatgaagagaaaaaaatgtggcaaATAAATGAACGTATGGGaagtttggttttaaaaaaacagaactaaaacaCATGATAACAGGGGTATATAACTTTAGGAGAGGTTAAATGGAGTTAGTTTTCCAGGTTCTTTGTATTATCTGGGGGAAGTGAAAAGGTATTAAGAATGCCTATTATAACTTTTAGGGTAActaccaaaagaataaaaataaaataaaacttccaaacTACTAGAAGGGGGAAAATGGAATGATtacaaaggaggcaggagagaaaattGAATAGATGAGACAAAAGACGAAATAAGAACATTAAGCCCAAACATATAATTACACGAATATAAATGAATGCTTCAATTAAAAGACAGTGAGTatctcattaaataaaaaaaccaacTATATGCTGTTTTTAATagacccatttaaaatgtaagcaACCAGAAAAGTAGGAAGTAAAAAACCAAATTCTCTTCATTAACACATTAATTATTCAACACGTTAGTCTACTTTGCTCCTAAGGATATTGTTTTTCAGAACATCACACCGtggagcgtctgggtggcacagcggttaagcgtctgccttcggctcaggccgtgatcccggcgttatgggatcgagccccacatcaggctcctctgctatgagcctggttcttcctctcccactccccctgcttgtgttctctccctccctggctgtctctatctctgccaaataaataaataaaatctttaaaaaaaaatttttttattggcCCAAtatacattttagtttttttttttttccagttatctctacacccagtgtgaggcttgaactcacaaccctgagattaagaatcacatactctactgagccagccaggcggcccaATGTGCATTTAAAGGGATCTTGGgactatgattattattttttactaattttgCTAATAGATTATAAATTCCAGGGTAATGcacataaatttttaatgaaaagtttttgCCATTACTTCCTTTCCAAGTATCTAGAAAGTACCTATGTCTCATTTTAAGGAATTAATATTTTGCGAAAAAGTCAAAGTATCAAGCTCGGCATTTTGTTAGTttatttagtcctcacaacaatGCTATAAGGTATGTCTGTTTAGATCCGTAAACATGAGATCACGAAATAAATTGCTGAAGGTCCCAGTTAGTAATCAGTCGACTACGATTTTGAATCCAAGGTGATGCCAAGCTACGGAACACACAGGCTTCCTTTCCCATTGTCAATGCTGCTGATAACACTGAAAAGGCCTTACTCTTCAAACTTACCtcttaagcaggaaaaaaaggaaatttctacaAGATCACCTTATCTTTCTGAGATTACTGCTAAATTTAGACTAACAGCTTCCcgttaaaaataatgataatccGAATGGGTTAGATCATCTGTTTCCTagtgtattaatttcaggtggtATTTCCTGAACTTGATTTATCCTAATGGGAGGGGGTGCGGTGTTTCGGCTCTATGCATAGAGGAAGGGACACGACCCAGACGTCAGATCTCCGGGGCTCCTTTTGTAGAAAGTCAAGGCAGCAGTGGGGAAAAGGTTGAGCGTACAATATTCTGGGTGGGCCCCTGAAAACGAGTTAATCGGCCAAtgaataattattagaaatactCCTGTATTAGCTACTAAGACTGCTAACCTCAGTCGAATCGACGGGCAAGGTCTCCACTTACTTTCGACTCGGGGTAACCCTCTGGCACATTTGCTAATTTGGGTCCGGTTCGCCAGCACAGCGTGCCGCGCAACCCTAGCCCACTTGCAGCTGGTAAAGTGAGGCTTGGCGCCTCGGGCAGATCCGGCTCGAGGGTCGTTTGATAACCAGAGTCTCGCGAGATCTGGGAGAGAGGGGCGGGAGTAGCTCGCGTGCACGCGCCCGAGAGCCGTTAGGGTGGGACCTCTGCCGGGCGGAGCGGGTGGAGCAAATACAGTTGGACGCCGGTTGGTGGAGCCCCCGCGGGAAACAACTAAGCGCGAGGAGCGTGCGCGCTCACGTCGCGGCGACGGTGGCGGCGAGCGGCGTCCGAGCTCGAAGGGGGGGCTGACGGCTTCTGGCGGGTGGCGGTGTTGGAGGCGAGAGCTTGCTTAGCCCGTACCGCTTCTGTCCCAAGACCCGACGGAGAGTGAGGGAACGAGGGTTGCTTTCGGGGGCTGTTCTATTCTACTTACGCATCGTCGTGAGGAGCGCAGCCCGGACTTTCCTACAAGCCTTCCGGCTCCCTTTCCACACGCCttgaggcggcggcggcggcaacTGAGACAGCGtctcaccttcccccaccccttcccctgtccccccccccgcccgaaAGGGCCCGGTCTGCGCCCCACAAGGCNgcgccccacccccgcccgctCGCTACGCCGCCGCCATGTCGGCGCAGGCCCAGATGCGCGCAATGCTGGACCAGTTGATGGGCACCTCCCGGGACGGTAAGTGTCTGCcagtgccctgggggtgggggaggggatggggtaagcGAGGGGAAGGGGCTCCGCGGGCGTACCTGGGCTTGCGTGTGTGGCTGAGTAAGGGGCTCCCGGATTGGTAACACGAGGTCCCGGCTCTCATCCCATCCAGTCAGGGCTGGGCAGGCGGCCTTGGGGGGCGGTGACCGAGCGGATTGGCGGGAACTGCTGCCAATGGGGTCAGGCGGGGCctggaggcagaaaggagagTTTGAGATATGTTGACTTGTCTGGGACGGGAGAGCCCACGTCTCCCCTGCCGTAGTCGGCCATCCCGTTTTGTGGCTGATTAGGTACCGGTGGACTGCTAAAGCCTCCGTCCCCTGAACTAATTCCTTAACCCAGAGCTTTGGGATCATCCCTCGCCGCCGCCCTCCAGAGCATCCAGAGAgaactgccccacccccacctcccgccCCTTACCTGGGTCCGGAGAAAACCTTCACTATGAACCCAGTCCCAGAAGTGCACTCTCGATCCCCACCGAAACAGTTCTTATGGGAAAATCTGACCCAAACCATGGTTTCTTGAAGTGGGTATGTTTGGCCCcattttgtgaaaagaaaaatgttatggcCTGTTTTTTTCCGAGAGACCTCCATCTTGTTAGAGAATTTAATAGAAGCtttgttcagtaaatattgacAAATCTTGCATGTGCCCCAAATAGAACCATTTTGAAAATGTGGTGCCCAGTGAAGTAGAATTGAGGGAAACAACGATCCTTTTAGGCACTTAGGTTAGAGTTGTGTAGAAAATTACTAAATGCGATCTTTTTGTCATAAAGggaatttctaaatgaaaagatgaaatgCTGTTGCTTTTTTGGTGATGATAATGTATTATCAAATTGATCTTAAATCCATGCTAATACGGAGGAAAGGTCTAGTTCAGTACTTTCTCTCTTAAAAgcaaaacacttatttttatatgttgcttgTTTAGACAGATTGTTTCTTAGctattaaatgcttttttcttgaaaagttaaatTGCTTGACGTAAGGGAAAAGCCACACATTTTTAACAGTTGTTCTTGTAATTTTCTTCAATACTTTGCAGCAAAATATGTgagtagattaaaaaatatatattgaattcaaatatttttcgCAGTGCATACAGAGAATGACTTTTCAGGGTTCACAGTTAAGTTTTAATAAAAACCTATATTGGGAACTTGTCTTCATAGGTCACATAGACAAACAGGTGGAGGTGGCAAACCTACTTGTGGTTGTGTAGAGAGGAGGGGAAGATtgggaaggaaatgaattttgtGTAGTAAACTCTTGAAAGCTAACATTACTAAAAAATGCCCCTGGAGAAACTTTTACCTGTTCATTTTTCACTGTTAGATAACAatgttattttataactgcagCGTGTGTTAACATTGCTCCTTTTCCATAATGAAGATGGTATTGGGAAGGGACCTAATTCAGGATTTTAGCTGATAGAATAATGAATTTTTGTAATAGAAGTATGGAAATCATTTAAGATTTTACATGAACCTTTTAATCCTAAATGGATACCATTTTTGGTACCTTCCGCATGgattgaattttctaattttactggGAGGGTAGTTGGATCAAAGTAACTGCTGTCACCTGTATCACTTGATAAATTTCCAAACGAGGTAGCCAATCTAGTATTGCAAAgctacatttaaatatatatataaacatatattcctGTGTGTGTAGTCAGCAGAAACATGGATTTCTTAAAATCCGTTCTGCTTTGTAtacaaataaatttacatttttttatgtgtatgttacCGGATTTTTTCTGCCTCCAGACTATGAGGATTTACCAATGAACTCATGTTAACGAGTCCACGATATTATTTAACTGAAATGACTGGATTTTCACTGCTGTGTTGGGCCAGAAGTAAGAAACATACtactttcaaggaaaagaaatgaatgtttttttaGATATCCATATTAGTTCTTTTATGTATACAAGATAAGAATCAgaactttcttttccttaccaGATAAGGAGTTTACATATTTCATCTTATGATTCAGGacctttaaaataattaggattgttctttttttagcaTACAGTCAACTTCCAAGTTATCCAGGGGTAGGGGAATATGGATACGTTCCTGAATAACACCATATAATTTAAAACCATATAATGGAAAGCTTTGTATTGGACAAAGGAACAGCTTACAGGGAATGCTGTTGGGTGTCTTTGGCACTAAGAGGTGGAAATGGGGATCCAAGAGgtgggagagagatggaaaaggtAGGTAGGGGAGGGTGTGTTTAAGGCAGTTCtacctccccccttttttttttagtcatccCAGAGACTGACTATAAAACAACTACTGTCTTCTGGGGTAGTGGGACTCAAGGTTGCAATAACCCCTCTTGCAGTAATCCCTCCTCAACCCTTAGTGTCCTGTCTTTGAGGGAATCTGAAGTGTCACAAGAGGCCTAGGGCACTGGgaaaattttgtttccctttcacctccccttctcctccgccactaaaaatatttattccttattCCGCTCTCCCAACTCAGTTTTTAATTAGTTCCTCTTTAAACTCTTTGGAGATGTAAGTCTATTAAAATTACCTTATTCTGAGTTACTTAATTGAGTTAATCATATAGATAACCTAAGCTTTATTGAAATTCTCAGAAATGGGAATTTTAGTGTCAGGGAAATGGAGAGGTAATTTTGAATCACTGGGCACTCCCAGAAAGGACAGTCTTGGGTGAGTGGTGGAAGTGGGGGGCTTTGGACAACCAGAGGGCAGCATGATGGTgctgggaggctgggcagggggatgaccaggaggtgggagaggaatgCATAAGGGTGGTGGGAGGGCCAAAGACAAACTTTGCCTTCTTTGCAATTTTGCCTAGGGCCCTGGTGGTGGCAACCGCCTGTGTGCCACTGAAAATCGTGCCGATGCCTGGCATACTGCATAAATGGAAGCAGGGTACC
This window contains:
- the FMC1 gene encoding protein FMC1 homolog gives rise to the protein MAALGSPARTLRGLLRELRYMNEATGRPYRDTAAYRYLVKAFRAHRVTSEKLCRARHELHFQAATYLCLLRSIREHVALHQEFHGKGERSVEESAGLVGLKLPQQPGGKGWEP